One uncultured Gellertiella sp. genomic window carries:
- a CDS encoding sugar ABC transporter substrate-binding protein produces the protein MFFKSLKVLGCTAVVATTTLMAASQSATAEMKKASDVRIVFVTHGEASDVYWSAVKNGMLAAQKVMGSQVEYFSPDVWDVVKMGKLMDTAIASKPDGLVVTVPDAQAIGSKVKKATDAGIPVIIIDTGEDQVKAVGANFYIGPGSYKESGRQAAEHFMKEGVTQGVCINHEVGNAGNDEACAGFVEGMGGKADVLAVTVDPTEVQTRVEGYLASHPDTTGAFALGPSSAVPTLSAIKHRRLVGKVKFGTFNLTPEILEALDKKEMSFAIDFQQYLLGYLPVVFLTMNSLYGTMPTANVYTGPSFVTPKDAGLVLELSKMGIR, from the coding sequence ATGTTTTTCAAATCCCTCAAGGTCCTTGGCTGCACTGCCGTTGTCGCCACCACCACACTTATGGCTGCAAGCCAGTCCGCCACAGCTGAAATGAAGAAGGCCTCCGATGTCCGCATCGTTTTCGTCACCCATGGCGAGGCTTCGGATGTCTATTGGTCGGCGGTCAAGAATGGCATGCTGGCCGCCCAGAAGGTCATGGGCTCGCAGGTCGAGTATTTCTCGCCCGACGTCTGGGACGTGGTGAAAATGGGCAAGCTGATGGATACCGCCATTGCGTCGAAGCCCGATGGCCTGGTGGTCACCGTGCCGGATGCCCAGGCCATCGGCTCCAAGGTCAAGAAGGCCACCGATGCCGGCATTCCCGTCATCATCATCGATACCGGCGAGGACCAGGTCAAGGCGGTCGGCGCCAACTTCTATATCGGCCCCGGCTCCTACAAGGAGTCAGGTCGCCAGGCGGCGGAGCACTTCATGAAGGAAGGCGTCACCCAGGGTGTCTGCATCAACCACGAGGTCGGAAATGCCGGCAATGACGAGGCTTGCGCCGGGTTTGTCGAAGGCATGGGCGGCAAGGCGGACGTGCTTGCCGTCACGGTCGATCCGACGGAAGTCCAGACGCGGGTCGAAGGCTATCTTGCCTCCCATCCCGATACTACGGGTGCCTTCGCGCTCGGGCCATCCTCGGCGGTGCCGACGCTATCGGCCATCAAGCACCGTCGGCTCGTCGGCAAGGTGAAATTTGGCACCTTCAACCTGACGCCCGAGATCCTCGAGGCGCTGGACAAGAAGGAAATGTCCTTCGCCATCGACTTCCAGCAATATCTGCTCGGCTATCTCCCCGTGGTGTTTCTGACCATGAACAGCCTTTACGGCACCATGCCGACCGCAAATGTCTATACCGGCCCCTCCTTCGTCACTCCGAAGGATGCCGGGCTGGTGCTTGAGCTGAGCAAGATGGGCATTCGCTAG
- the iolE gene encoding myo-inosose-2 dehydratase, which translates to MTVRIGINPNTWALDDIAELRYFSTPEECLSQASACGYAGMEMGGLFSRDAGELAPQFARHDLALISAWHDGRLLDFGVEEEFARTLPHLEMLKQMGCSSIIYADCSSESFSNTLSPMSHRPRLFHDDWPAYGATLTALADRMAEFGIGMAYHPHIGTIIESDGDVDCLMAHTGRSVGLLLDTGHSILAGGDPVALTARHAERVVHFHGKDARADVLRRALQEDWSFLHAVMEGVFTVPGDGSIDFDTILRHLARAGYAGWLVVEAEQDLRIADPLTYAEMGFGNLVRLAVRAGFSLHLTETVG; encoded by the coding sequence GTGACCGTAAGAATTGGCATCAATCCCAATACCTGGGCGCTCGACGACATCGCCGAGCTCCGGTATTTCTCCACCCCCGAGGAGTGCCTGTCGCAAGCCTCCGCCTGCGGCTATGCCGGCATGGAAATGGGCGGGCTGTTCTCCCGTGATGCGGGCGAACTCGCGCCGCAATTTGCCCGGCACGATCTGGCGCTGATCTCCGCCTGGCATGACGGCCGCCTGCTCGATTTCGGCGTCGAGGAGGAATTCGCCCGCACCCTTCCGCATCTCGAGATGCTGAAGCAGATGGGTTGTTCCTCGATCATCTATGCGGATTGCTCGTCGGAAAGCTTTTCCAACACCCTGTCGCCAATGTCGCACCGTCCACGGCTGTTCCACGATGACTGGCCCGCCTATGGCGCGACACTGACGGCGCTGGCCGACAGGATGGCCGAATTCGGCATTGGCATGGCCTACCATCCGCATATCGGCACCATCATCGAAAGCGACGGGGATGTCGATTGTCTGATGGCCCATACCGGGCGCTCGGTCGGCCTGCTGCTCGATACCGGACATTCCATCCTGGCCGGTGGCGATCCCGTGGCGCTCACCGCCAGGCATGCCGAAAGGGTTGTGCATTTTCATGGCAAGGACGCCAGAGCCGATGTGCTGCGGCGGGCGCTTCAGGAGGACTGGAGCTTCCTGCACGCGGTGATGGAAGGCGTGTTCACGGTTCCCGGCGATGGGTCGATCGATTTCGACACCATTCTCCGGCACCTCGCGCGGGCCGGATATGCGGGCTGGCTGGTGGTGGAGGCCGAACAGGACCTGCGCATCGCCGATCCGCTGACCTATGCCGAAATGGGATTTGGAAACCTCGTGCGGCTGGCCGTGCGCGCCGGTTTCTCCCTTCACCTCACCGAAACAGTTGGATAA
- a CDS encoding Gfo/Idh/MocA family oxidoreductase codes for MTRLKIVVAGGGLISQVEHIPNLIFLADQFELIGVADPSAATRAHITRQFAIPTFATVPELWNLHPDAVVIGAPDSYHQQIAIDALERGIHVFCEKPLALSVADIDELIRAREASGRVLQVGFMKRWDPSYEFLSDQIRGRGEKLRFIAVECNDPDSWPFVAHHAFRRADDVPADARAENAARLRAQTSAALGRDLSKDDIYSYVDSFSSSMIHDLNAVSGLLESMGIVRRKAVAAQIFAGGRGTSATLALNGAQAICHLAHVVVPDLADYHERISLFFDDRRYELIFPSPYLHNLPTRLIEFRSEGMHLTKIEHRIDYQEPFMRELQGFWQSITQGTAVRNTAEEAREDMRLVHDFMMLSFQSRSTL; via the coding sequence ATGACCAGACTGAAGATTGTTGTTGCCGGCGGCGGATTGATTTCGCAGGTCGAGCATATCCCCAACCTGATCTTTCTTGCCGATCAGTTCGAGCTGATCGGCGTGGCCGATCCCTCCGCCGCCACCCGCGCCCATATCACCCGGCAATTCGCCATCCCGACCTTCGCCACGGTGCCGGAGCTGTGGAACCTGCATCCCGATGCCGTCGTCATCGGCGCCCCGGATTCCTATCACCAGCAGATCGCCATCGACGCACTGGAGCGCGGCATCCACGTGTTCTGCGAAAAGCCGCTCGCCCTTTCCGTGGCCGATATCGACGAGCTGATCCGGGCACGCGAGGCCAGCGGCCGGGTGCTGCAGGTCGGCTTCATGAAACGGTGGGACCCGAGCTACGAGTTCCTCAGCGACCAGATCCGGGGCAGGGGGGAGAAGCTGCGCTTCATCGCCGTCGAGTGCAATGATCCGGATTCCTGGCCCTTCGTCGCCCATCACGCCTTCCGGCGCGCCGACGACGTGCCTGCCGACGCACGAGCCGAAAATGCCGCACGGCTTCGCGCCCAGACCAGTGCTGCCCTTGGCCGGGACCTCAGCAAGGATGACATCTATTCCTACGTGGATTCCTTCAGCTCCAGCATGATCCATGACCTGAACGCCGTCTCGGGACTGCTGGAAAGCATGGGGATTGTGCGCCGCAAGGCGGTCGCGGCGCAGATTTTTGCCGGCGGTCGCGGCACCAGCGCCACTCTGGCCTTGAACGGGGCACAGGCAATCTGTCATCTTGCCCATGTCGTCGTGCCTGACCTTGCCGATTATCACGAACGCATCTCGCTGTTCTTCGATGACCGGCGCTACGAACTGATCTTTCCGTCGCCCTACCTGCACAATCTCCCGACCCGGCTGATCGAATTCCGCTCGGAAGGCATGCATCTGACGAAGATCGAGCATCGCATCGATTATCAGGAGCCCTTCATGCGCGAGCTCCAGGGCTTCTGGCAGTCGATCACGCAAGGGACAGCGGTCAGGAATACGGCGGAAGAAGCGCGCGAGGACATGCGGCTCGTGCATGACTTCATGATGCTGTCGTTTCAATCCCGCAGCACGCTTTGA
- a CDS encoding ABC transporter permease, which translates to MSTETGKTGIILTPKGGAADERLLKTPLLKRLMQRPELGSLAGTILVMGFFMLVSGHSGMFSAQGILNFLEVSAELGVLSVAVSLLMIGGEFDLSVGSMIAFAGILIGLFVTVFHLPLVLALLLTFAIAAAIGGLNGYLIIRTGLPSFIVTLASMYLLRGASLVASRSLTGRTQIPSITDGYEDSLLVKILSGHLGQDLFAWLAKSGVIAADAAGLPMADGIPASILWWLLLGALATWLLLRTTFGNWIFAVGGNDAAARNSGVPVGRVKILLFVISAVTATLLAMIQVLQAGSADTLRGNQKEFEAIIASVIGGNLLTGGYGSVAGGMFGSLIFGTVSTGIFYTGVDSDWFRIFLGAMIVVAVLFNDFIRRRIIRVR; encoded by the coding sequence ATGTCGACCGAAACCGGAAAGACCGGGATCATCCTGACCCCGAAGGGAGGAGCCGCCGACGAGCGGCTCCTGAAAACGCCGCTCCTGAAGCGGCTGATGCAGCGGCCCGAACTCGGGTCGCTGGCCGGAACCATCCTGGTGATGGGATTTTTCATGCTGGTATCGGGCCACAGCGGCATGTTCAGCGCCCAGGGCATCCTGAACTTCCTCGAAGTGTCCGCTGAACTGGGCGTGCTGTCGGTGGCGGTCTCGCTGCTGATGATCGGCGGCGAATTCGACCTGTCCGTCGGTTCGATGATCGCCTTTGCGGGCATCCTGATCGGCCTGTTCGTCACGGTCTTTCACCTGCCGCTGGTCCTGGCGCTGCTCCTCACCTTCGCCATTGCCGCAGCCATCGGCGGGCTGAACGGCTACCTGATCATCCGCACCGGGCTGCCCTCCTTCATCGTCACGCTTGCCTCGATGTATCTGCTGCGCGGTGCCTCGCTCGTCGCCTCGCGCAGCCTGACGGGCCGCACACAGATCCCCAGCATCACCGACGGCTACGAGGACAGCCTGCTGGTGAAAATCCTCTCCGGCCATCTCGGGCAGGACCTGTTTGCCTGGCTGGCAAAGTCGGGGGTGATTGCCGCCGACGCCGCAGGCCTGCCGATGGCCGACGGCATTCCGGCCTCGATCCTCTGGTGGCTGCTGCTCGGCGCGCTTGCCACCTGGCTGCTGCTGCGCACCACCTTCGGCAACTGGATCTTTGCCGTCGGCGGCAATGATGCGGCGGCGCGCAATTCCGGCGTGCCGGTCGGGCGGGTGAAGATCCTGCTCTTCGTCATCTCGGCGGTGACCGCAACCCTGCTGGCGATGATCCAGGTGCTGCAGGCGGGCTCCGCCGATACGCTGCGCGGCAACCAGAAGGAATTCGAGGCGATCATCGCCTCGGTGATCGGCGGCAATCTCCTGACCGGCGGCTACGGGTCGGTGGCGGGCGGCATGTTCGGTTCGCTGATCTTCGGCACGGTGTCGACCGGGATCTTCTACACCGGCGTCGACAGCGACTGGTTCCGGATTTTCCTCGGCGCGATGATCGTCGTTGCCGTGCTGTTCAACGACTTCATCCGGCGCCGGATCATTCGCGTCCGCTGA
- a CDS encoding ATP-binding cassette domain-containing protein, which produces MNDTGNNLLELREVSKFFGPTIALNGVSMAVRPGEVHCLLGDNGAGKSTLIKVLSGAYRPDRGAVLLDGREVAFQSPRDAREQGIATVYQDLAMIPLMSVARNFFLGREPKSPRWPHWSLDITHANEVTRQEMARVGIDVRDPNQLVGTLSGGERQCVAISRALYFGARVIILDEPTSALGVHQAAMVLRYIAKAKAEGIGVVFITHNINHAYPVGDTFTLLNRGRSIGTYAKSDITRDEVLAAMSGEAELSAIGDDSMH; this is translated from the coding sequence ATGAATGACACGGGAAACAACCTGCTCGAACTGCGCGAGGTCAGCAAGTTCTTCGGCCCGACCATTGCGCTCAACGGCGTGTCGATGGCGGTCCGGCCCGGCGAGGTGCATTGCCTGCTCGGCGACAACGGGGCGGGCAAATCGACGCTGATCAAGGTCCTGTCGGGGGCCTATCGGCCGGACCGGGGGGCGGTGCTGCTCGATGGCAGGGAAGTCGCCTTCCAGTCGCCGCGCGATGCCAGGGAACAGGGCATTGCCACAGTCTACCAGGATCTGGCAATGATCCCGCTGATGAGTGTCGCCCGCAACTTCTTCCTCGGCCGGGAACCGAAAAGCCCGCGCTGGCCGCACTGGTCGCTCGACATCACGCATGCCAACGAGGTGACGCGCCAGGAAATGGCACGGGTCGGCATCGACGTGCGCGATCCCAACCAGCTTGTCGGGACACTGTCGGGCGGCGAGCGGCAATGCGTGGCGATCTCGCGGGCGCTCTATTTCGGCGCAAGGGTGATCATCCTCGACGAGCCGACCTCCGCCCTCGGCGTCCATCAGGCGGCGATGGTGCTGCGCTACATCGCCAAGGCAAAGGCGGAAGGCATCGGCGTGGTGTTCATCACCCACAACATCAACCATGCCTATCCCGTCGGCGATACCTTCACGCTGCTCAACCGGGGCCGCAGCATCGGCACCTATGCCAAATCCGACATTACCAGGGACGAGGTGCTGGCGGCGATGTCCGGCGAGGCCGAACTTTCGGCGATCGGGGATGACAGCATGCACTGA
- a CDS encoding LacI family DNA-binding transcriptional regulator yields MVVTIKEIAGAVGVSPGTVSRVLNYDQTLSISQAKRQAIIETAEALNYATPRARKGALAAQLPVPETGGLDPLPRIALIHFLAPPEELADPYYVGVRLGIEARCREAGIGIDRVFNPHLPLDPAQVAGLAGAIVIGHHSRDSIEAMAALFAHLVMADYNPRMAQFDCVRVDLGEATSSLLDSLEQAGYQRIGFVGGYELMDRTAQIQGEQRCLTFIEWQRARGRGTDGLLALGQSEAFGQNLRLETGYQQARVLLSLDTPPDIIVAANDTMAIGVYRAIQEAGLTIPGDIAVVAFNDIPVAQFLNPPLSTMRIPGELIGEVAVDLLVERLYGRDYAKHVTLPTEMIWRGSARRPAGM; encoded by the coding sequence GTGGTGGTGACCATCAAGGAAATTGCCGGTGCGGTGGGTGTGTCGCCGGGAACGGTGTCGCGGGTGCTGAATTATGACCAGACCCTGTCGATCTCGCAGGCCAAGCGGCAGGCGATCATCGAGACGGCGGAGGCGCTGAACTATGCGACCCCCCGGGCGCGCAAGGGGGCGCTGGCGGCCCAGTTGCCGGTGCCGGAGACCGGGGGCCTGGACCCGTTGCCCCGGATAGCGCTCATCCATTTCCTCGCGCCGCCCGAAGAACTGGCCGATCCCTATTATGTCGGCGTGCGGCTCGGTATCGAGGCGCGTTGCCGGGAGGCCGGGATCGGCATTGACCGGGTGTTCAATCCGCATCTGCCGCTCGATCCCGCCCAGGTGGCGGGCCTTGCCGGGGCCATCGTCATCGGCCACCATTCCCGCGACAGCATTGAAGCCATGGCAGCGCTGTTTGCGCATCTCGTCATGGCGGATTACAATCCGCGCATGGCGCAATTCGATTGCGTCCGGGTGGATCTGGGCGAGGCGACGTCCAGCCTGCTCGACAGTCTCGAACAGGCCGGTTATCAACGGATCGGCTTTGTCGGCGGCTATGAACTGATGGACCGCACGGCGCAGATCCAGGGCGAACAGCGCTGCCTGACCTTCATCGAATGGCAAAGGGCGCGCGGGCGCGGCACCGATGGCCTGCTGGCGCTCGGACAGAGCGAGGCCTTCGGACAGAATTTGCGGCTGGAAACCGGCTACCAGCAGGCCAGAGTGCTTCTGTCCCTCGATACCCCGCCGGATATCATCGTCGCGGCCAATGACACGATGGCGATTGGTGTCTATCGCGCCATTCAGGAGGCCGGCCTGACAATTCCCGGCGATATCGCCGTCGTCGCCTTCAACGACATTCCGGTCGCCCAGTTTCTCAATCCGCCGCTGTCGACCATGCGCATCCCCGGCGAGTTGATCGGCGAGGTGGCCGTCGATCTGCTGGTCGAACGGCTTTACGGTCGCGACTATGCCAAGCATGTAACACTGCCGACCGAGATGATCTGGCGCGGCAGTGCCCGCAGGCCGGCCGGGATGTGA
- a CDS encoding extracellular solute-binding protein, giving the protein MSNLSIFKRFMASAVGGAALLCSTAAFAGQVTIWCWDPNFNVAIMKEAGARYTAKHPGTTFNVVDFSKADVEQKLQTGLAAGASDTLPDIVLIEDYGAQKYLQSFPGAFADLTGKIDHSGFAKYKVDLMTVDGKTYGVPFDTGVTGLYYRTDYLEKAGHKPAEMEDLTWDRFIEIGKDVKAKAGKDMLALDPTDAGPIRIMMQSGGKWYFKPDGSLDITGNAALKEALDVRASLDKAGIAKPTNGWNETVGAFASGDVASVMMGVWITGTVKAQPDQSGKWALAPIPKLKMKGAVAASNLGGSSWYVLEGAAQKGEAIDFLNEIYGKDLDFYQKILTERGAVGSLLAARKGDAYQSADPFFGGQKVWQLYSDWLAKVPAVNYGTFTNELDAAVTANMPALLKGAPVDDVLKAIDEQAAGQIK; this is encoded by the coding sequence ATGTCCAATCTATCGATTTTCAAGCGTTTCATGGCGTCCGCTGTGGGCGGTGCCGCCCTTTTGTGCAGCACCGCCGCCTTTGCCGGTCAGGTCACGATCTGGTGCTGGGACCCGAATTTCAACGTCGCGATCATGAAGGAAGCCGGTGCCCGCTATACGGCCAAGCATCCCGGCACGACCTTCAATGTCGTCGATTTCTCCAAAGCGGATGTCGAGCAGAAGCTGCAGACCGGTCTTGCCGCCGGGGCCTCGGACACGCTGCCGGATATCGTGCTGATCGAGGATTACGGCGCGCAGAAATACCTGCAGTCCTTCCCCGGTGCCTTTGCCGACCTTACCGGCAAGATCGACCATTCCGGCTTTGCCAAATACAAGGTCGACCTGATGACGGTCGATGGCAAGACCTATGGCGTGCCCTTCGATACCGGCGTCACCGGCCTCTATTACCGCACCGACTATCTGGAAAAGGCCGGCCACAAGCCGGCCGAGATGGAAGATCTCACCTGGGACCGGTTCATCGAGATCGGCAAGGATGTGAAGGCCAAGGCCGGCAAGGACATGCTGGCGCTTGATCCGACCGATGCCGGGCCGATCCGCATCATGATGCAGTCCGGCGGCAAGTGGTATTTCAAGCCGGATGGCAGCCTCGACATCACCGGCAATGCCGCCCTGAAGGAAGCGCTGGACGTGCGCGCCAGCCTTGACAAGGCCGGGATCGCCAAGCCGACCAATGGCTGGAACGAAACCGTCGGGGCCTTCGCCTCCGGCGATGTGGCGAGCGTGATGATGGGCGTCTGGATCACCGGCACCGTCAAGGCGCAGCCTGACCAGTCCGGCAAATGGGCGCTCGCTCCCATTCCGAAGCTGAAGATGAAGGGGGCCGTTGCCGCCTCCAACCTCGGCGGCTCCAGCTGGTATGTGCTGGAGGGTGCCGCCCAGAAAGGTGAGGCCATCGATTTCCTCAACGAGATCTATGGCAAGGATCTGGATTTCTACCAGAAGATCCTGACCGAACGGGGGGCCGTTGGCTCGCTGCTTGCCGCCCGCAAGGGCGACGCCTACCAGTCCGCCGACCCGTTCTTCGGCGGCCAGAAGGTCTGGCAGCTCTATTCTGACTGGCTGGCCAAGGTCCCCGCCGTCAATTACGGCACCTTCACCAACGAACTCGACGCCGCCGTCACCGCCAACATGCCCGCACTCCTCAAGGGCGCCCCGGTGGATGACGTGCTGAAGGCCATCGACGAACAGGCCGCAGGCCAGATCAAGTAA
- a CDS encoding sugar ABC transporter permease, translated as MAGTTRSSLRRYHDVNGWLFVGPALALICLFMIYPILKSLALSFYSGRGMLLKLSGFDNIARLYGDPVFVKALVNTMTFFVIQVPVMITLALLLAALLNSPALRLSGLFRTAIFLPCVSSLVAYSILFKSMFAVDGVVNRALGFIGLMPEPINWLTDPFWAKVLIIIAITWRWTGYNMIFYLAALQNIDRSIYEAARIDGVPASGRFLFLTIPMLKPVILFTTITSMIGTMQLFDEVYLFTEGKGGPANATMTLSLYIYNLTFRFMPSFGYAATVSYVIVLMVAVLSFVQFYAARDRG; from the coding sequence ATGGCCGGGACGACGCGATCCAGCCTGAGGCGCTATCATGATGTCAATGGCTGGCTGTTTGTCGGCCCGGCGCTGGCGCTGATCTGCCTGTTCATGATCTATCCGATCCTGAAATCGCTGGCGCTGTCCTTCTATTCCGGGCGCGGCATGCTGCTGAAACTGTCGGGCTTCGACAATATCGCGCGGCTCTATGGCGATCCGGTCTTCGTGAAGGCGCTGGTCAATACCATGACCTTCTTCGTCATCCAGGTGCCGGTCATGATCACCCTGGCGCTGCTGCTTGCAGCGCTGCTGAACAGTCCGGCCCTGCGGCTTTCCGGCCTGTTCCGCACCGCGATCTTCCTGCCCTGCGTCTCGTCGCTGGTTGCCTATTCGATCCTGTTCAAGAGCATGTTTGCCGTCGATGGCGTGGTCAACCGCGCCCTCGGCTTCATCGGCCTGATGCCGGAGCCGATCAACTGGCTGACCGATCCGTTCTGGGCGAAGGTGCTGATCATCATCGCCATCACCTGGCGCTGGACCGGCTACAACATGATCTTCTACCTGGCCGCGCTGCAGAATATCGACCGCTCGATCTACGAGGCCGCCCGCATCGACGGGGTGCCCGCTTCCGGGCGGTTCCTGTTTCTCACCATCCCGATGCTGAAGCCGGTAATCCTGTTTACCACCATCACCTCGATGATCGGCACCATGCAGCTGTTTGACGAGGTCTACCTGTTCACCGAGGGCAAGGGCGGACCGGCCAATGCCACCATGACCCTGTCGCTCTATATCTACAATCTCACCTTCCGCTTCATGCCGAGCTTCGGCTATGCCGCCACCGTCTCCTATGTGATCGTGCTGATGGTGGCCGTGCTGTCCTTCGTGCAGTTTTATGCCGCGAGGGACCGGGGATGA
- a CDS encoding carbohydrate ABC transporter permease, which produces MSARFFRHVPTVLLHLLLALAAFVSVFPFLWMLLGATNTTGDIIRGKVTPGAALFDNLRAFTAAVDVPLVMWNSLKVAILGTAFTLLISSLAGYGFEMFRSRLRERLYSLVLLTLMVPYAALIIPLFILMGRAHLLNTHLAIILPTVASSFVIFYFRQASKAFPGELRDAAKVDGLKEWQIFFFIYLPVMRSTYAAAFVIVFMLNWNNYLWPLIVLQSNDTKTITLVISSLASAYFPEYGTVMIGTILATLPTLLVFFAMQRQFVQGMLGSVK; this is translated from the coding sequence ATGAGCGCCCGATTTTTCCGGCATGTCCCGACCGTGCTCTTGCATTTGCTGCTGGCGCTTGCGGCCTTCGTCTCGGTCTTTCCCTTTCTCTGGATGCTGCTCGGGGCGACCAATACCACCGGCGACATCATTCGCGGCAAGGTGACACCAGGCGCTGCCCTTTTCGACAATCTCCGGGCCTTTACGGCGGCGGTCGATGTGCCGCTGGTGATGTGGAATTCGTTGAAGGTGGCGATCCTCGGCACCGCCTTCACCCTGCTCATCTCGTCACTTGCCGGCTATGGCTTTGAAATGTTTCGCTCGCGGCTGCGCGAACGGCTCTACAGCCTGGTGCTTCTGACCCTGATGGTGCCCTATGCAGCGCTGATCATTCCGCTGTTCATCCTGATGGGCAGGGCGCATCTGCTCAACACCCATCTGGCGATCATCCTGCCGACGGTCGCCTCCTCCTTCGTCATCTTCTATTTCCGCCAGGCCTCCAAGGCCTTCCCGGGCGAATTGCGCGATGCCGCCAAAGTCGACGGGCTGAAGGAATGGCAGATCTTCTTCTTCATCTACCTGCCGGTAATGCGCTCGACCTATGCGGCGGCCTTCGTCATCGTCTTCATGCTGAACTGGAACAACTATCTCTGGCCGCTGATCGTGCTGCAATCGAATGACACCAAGACCATCACCCTGGTGATTTCGTCGCTCGCCTCGGCCTATTTCCCCGAATATGGCACGGTGATGATCGGCACGATCCTCGCCACCCTTCCTACCCTTCTCGTCTTCTTCGCCATGCAGCGCCAGTTCGTGCAAGGCATGCTTGGCTCCGTGAAATAG